A genomic window from Haladaptatus caseinilyticus includes:
- the crcB gene encoding fluoride efflux transporter CrcB, whose amino-acid sequence MSVQKSHALKRFEPILLIAVGGFVGAILRSAVSDALPGAFPWGTLAVNVTGSFALGVLLYEAHLADMLAPETRLVVGTGFLSSFTTYSTFAVQTSQLSPMVAVLNIGANYVLGFLAVLLGRRIVGGVVS is encoded by the coding sequence ATGTCGGTACAAAAATCACACGCGCTGAAACGGTTCGAACCGATTCTGCTCATCGCAGTCGGTGGCTTCGTCGGTGCAATATTGCGTTCCGCGGTGAGCGATGCGCTTCCGGGAGCGTTTCCGTGGGGAACGCTCGCGGTCAACGTCACCGGGAGCTTCGCACTCGGTGTCCTCCTGTACGAGGCACATCTGGCCGACATGCTCGCGCCCGAAACCCGACTGGTCGTCGGAACCGGTTTTCTCTCATCGTTCACGACCTACAGCACCTTCGCGGTGCAAACGTCACAGCTGTCGCCGATGGTCGCGGTCCTCAACATCGGTGCGAACTACGTCCTCGGATTTCTGGCCGTGCTTCTCGGTCGGCGAATCGTCGGCGGTGTCGTCTCGTGA
- a CDS encoding DNA-directed RNA polymerase subunit B'', with protein MQREDRRALSRQYFSKERLAEHHYRSFNSFLTRGMQEVVTEKGTIDTDIGDKEGEEPVFVELGDVRVVTPRVREADGSEELLYPQEARLRNITYAAPVFMEMTIVKGEGDDKRVVDTTETKVGRMPIMVGSEKCNIANFDEEDLVEIGEDPADPGGYFIVNGSERVLMTSEDLAPNKILAEYDTKYGDEIQVAKTFSQRRGYRALVLVERTRDGLLEVSFPSVSGSVNFVTLVRALGLESDEEIVHRVSDDPEIVKFMLENLEAAEVQTQEEAIESLGKRVASGQGKNYQLKRANYVIDRYLLPHLHEDGVEEEEVRINKAYYLARMAEACFELALGRRDSDDKDHYANKRLKVSGDLMKDLFRTALNKLARDVKYQLERANMRNRQLSVNTVVRSDVLTERLEHPIATGNWVGGRSGVSQLVDRTDFMGVLSHLRRLRSPLSRSQPHFEARDLHATQWGRICPSETPEGPNCGLVKNFAQAMELSQNIEDEQELKQELSSMGVEGIPGIESIEGSAD; from the coding sequence ATGCAACGGGAAGACAGACGCGCACTATCGAGACAGTATTTCTCGAAAGAACGACTCGCAGAGCATCACTACCGCTCGTTTAACTCCTTCCTGACTCGCGGCATGCAGGAAGTTGTGACCGAGAAGGGCACTATCGACACGGATATCGGCGACAAAGAGGGCGAAGAACCGGTCTTCGTGGAACTCGGCGACGTTCGCGTCGTCACTCCGCGCGTGCGTGAAGCGGACGGGAGCGAGGAGCTCCTCTATCCGCAGGAGGCCCGCCTCCGTAACATCACGTACGCCGCACCGGTCTTCATGGAAATGACCATCGTCAAAGGCGAAGGCGACGACAAACGAGTCGTCGATACGACCGAGACGAAGGTCGGCCGGATGCCGATAATGGTCGGCTCCGAGAAATGTAATATCGCCAACTTTGACGAGGAGGACCTCGTCGAAATCGGTGAAGACCCAGCAGACCCCGGTGGCTACTTCATCGTCAACGGTTCCGAGCGGGTGCTGATGACGTCGGAGGACCTCGCACCGAACAAGATTCTCGCCGAATACGATACAAAATACGGCGACGAGATTCAGGTCGCAAAGACGTTTAGCCAGCGCCGAGGATACCGCGCGCTGGTGCTCGTCGAGCGAACCCGTGACGGTCTGCTCGAAGTGTCGTTCCCGTCGGTTTCGGGGAGCGTCAACTTCGTCACGCTGGTTCGTGCGTTGGGACTGGAGTCGGACGAGGAAATCGTCCACCGTGTTTCCGACGACCCGGAAATCGTGAAGTTCATGCTGGAAAACCTGGAGGCTGCCGAAGTCCAGACCCAAGAGGAGGCAATCGAGTCCCTCGGGAAACGAGTCGCCTCCGGACAGGGCAAAAACTACCAGCTAAAGCGAGCGAACTACGTCATCGACCGCTACCTTCTCCCGCACCTCCACGAGGACGGCGTCGAGGAGGAGGAAGTGCGTATCAACAAGGCGTACTACCTCGCACGAATGGCCGAAGCGTGTTTCGAACTCGCACTCGGACGGCGTGACTCGGACGACAAAGACCACTACGCCAACAAACGTCTAAAGGTGTCCGGCGACCTGATGAAGGACCTGTTCCGCACGGCACTGAACAAACTGGCACGCGACGTGAAATACCAGCTCGAACGTGCGAACATGCGTAACCGTCAGCTGTCGGTGAACACCGTCGTTCGTTCCGACGTGCTCACCGAGCGACTCGAACATCCGATTGCGACCGGAAATTGGGTCGGTGGCCGTTCCGGCGTCTCACAGTTGGTCGACCGCACGGACTTCATGGGTGTACTCTCACACCTTCGCCGTCTGCGTAGTCCGCTGTCGCGAAGCCAGCCCCACTTCGAGGCGCGAGACCTACACGCGACCCAGTGGGGTCGCATCTGTCCCTCCGAGACGCCGGAAGGACCGAACTGTGGCCTGGTGAAGAACTTCGCGCAGGCGATGGAGTTGAGCCAGAATATCGAGGACGAACAGGAACTCAAACAGGAACTCTCGTCGATGGGCGTCGAGGGTATCCCCGGAATCGAGAGCATCGAAGGGAGCGCGGACTAA
- the crcB gene encoding fluoride efflux transporter CrcB, protein MNPVVLVGVGGMLGALSRYFVGQRVSGDGRGTLAVNVLGSLFLGALTASFTPNASLLMLFGTGFCGAFTTFSSFAFETVRLYERGKRRKAINNATINLVGALLAVAVGGFVVTVISP, encoded by the coding sequence GTGAATCCCGTCGTTCTCGTGGGGGTCGGCGGGATGCTCGGCGCGTTGAGTCGTTACTTCGTCGGGCAGCGAGTGTCCGGTGATGGCCGGGGAACGCTCGCGGTAAACGTTCTCGGGAGTTTGTTCCTCGGCGCGCTGACCGCCAGTTTCACCCCAAACGCCTCACTGCTTATGCTGTTCGGAACCGGCTTTTGCGGCGCGTTCACGACCTTTTCCAGTTTCGCCTTCGAGACGGTCCGGCTGTACGAGCGTGGCAAACGCAGGAAAGCGATCAATAACGCGACGATCAATCTCGTCGGCGCACTGCTGGCGGTGGCGGTCGGCGGGTTCGTAGTCACCGTGATTTCACCTTGA
- a CDS encoding Ig-like domain-containing protein, translated as MSIRQRFRTDDRAIEGLPIRLVIALVVGVASLSVMMNMLSGLNGLAVSELDAKPEPEVIEPGHQTLDIVVIDADGEPVADATVVVKSDSARLESVETATTESDGRARLSIDPGLGPNQDDGTLEIDIKPPAGSEFADKRENTRILVVSD; from the coding sequence ATGTCCATACGTCAGCGGTTTCGGACAGACGACCGCGCCATCGAGGGGCTCCCGATTCGGCTCGTAATCGCGCTCGTCGTCGGCGTGGCTAGTTTGAGCGTCATGATGAACATGCTCTCGGGGCTCAACGGATTGGCCGTGAGCGAACTCGATGCGAAACCGGAACCAGAAGTTATCGAACCGGGACACCAAACGCTCGACATCGTCGTCATCGACGCGGACGGAGAACCGGTTGCCGACGCAACCGTCGTCGTGAAAAGCGATTCGGCGAGGCTGGAGAGCGTCGAAACTGCAACGACGGAAAGCGACGGGCGGGCACGCCTCTCGATAGACCCAGGGCTCGGACCGAACCAGGACGACGGAACGCTTGAAATAGACATCAAGCCGCCTGCAGGGAGTGAGTTCGCGGACAAACGTGAAAATACCCGAATACTGGTAGTCAGTGATTGA
- a CDS encoding efflux RND transporter permease subunit, protein MIDYQALIDRADEWIVGRSKTVLLVFLVLTAVFAVGLTRVSTEAGTSEFTEDSPAQEAFDDVNREFTRPFEAENGSTQLIQSGRNVLSKPELVAMLTAQYRLEQREELRVASTVSAAGIVAQRLDPNVTTLEDQIRVLERATPTEIEIAVRESATDPRFRTLVSKDFNPRSASASATIGIVEHAIPRGVSQEAGAEASPETDPLARIQLRSQSVVGPVDSDIRLFGSGILSDELSSVTFDSLIIVIPAAGILIFVFLLFAYRDPGDLVLGVVSLVMTIVWTLGFMGIVGVPFTQLLVAVPPLLLAVGIDYGIHAINRYREERVTGAGVKQSMRPATDQLLVAFFIVTGTTVLGFGSNMTSRLQPIREFGLVAAIGIVFTFLIFGIFLPSVKVASDDLRVRFGLPTFGERPLGEEGSVLGRLLSSSVVLARNGATVVVIGAVVLTIVSGTYATGIDTSFSNEDFLPPEETPAYLDALPEPFAPETYTITELTNFLAEEFASAEDDTVTVYVEGPLQEEYALESIEHANRNPPDSFLSSQRQADAESIISVIRAYSDQSTEFRRLVERNDINDNGVPDDNLELIYDRLLSSPVREQALEFISEDRRSAQVIYSTKSGASQDAITRDARLVADRYRFDAVATGEIIVFQSIAATIFSSAIRSLATALVATALFLMFLYRVLVGRVAFGIINLFPIVVAVSLLAGTMRLLGIPFNALTATVLAIALGLGVDYSAHVVHRFTDEYAFDDGQASDNVLDALIRTVRGTGGALTGSMLTTISGTGILVLAITPVLGQFGLVTALSIFYSYLTAIFLTPSAIVLWSRYSR, encoded by the coding sequence GTGATTGATTATCAGGCACTCATCGACAGAGCGGACGAGTGGATCGTCGGCCGCTCGAAAACCGTCCTGCTCGTCTTTCTCGTCTTGACTGCCGTATTCGCCGTCGGGTTGACTCGCGTTTCGACGGAGGCCGGGACGAGCGAATTCACGGAAGACAGCCCGGCACAGGAGGCGTTCGACGACGTCAACCGCGAGTTCACTCGCCCGTTCGAGGCCGAAAACGGGAGCACACAGCTCATCCAAAGTGGCCGGAACGTGCTTTCGAAACCGGAGCTCGTGGCGATGCTGACGGCGCAGTATCGACTCGAGCAGCGGGAGGAGCTGCGCGTCGCATCCACGGTGAGCGCCGCAGGAATCGTCGCCCAGCGACTCGACCCGAACGTGACGACGCTCGAAGACCAGATTCGTGTGTTGGAGCGCGCAACACCTACCGAAATCGAAATTGCGGTTCGAGAGTCGGCGACGGATCCTCGATTTCGTACGTTGGTGAGCAAGGATTTCAACCCACGATCCGCCTCCGCCTCAGCGACTATCGGTATCGTCGAACACGCGATTCCGCGGGGCGTTTCTCAGGAGGCAGGCGCCGAAGCATCGCCGGAAACCGACCCGCTCGCACGGATTCAGCTCCGGTCGCAGTCGGTCGTCGGGCCGGTCGATAGCGACATCCGACTGTTCGGAAGTGGTATTCTCTCCGATGAGTTGTCGAGCGTTACGTTCGATTCGCTCATCATCGTCATTCCTGCCGCCGGGATACTGATATTCGTCTTTCTGCTGTTCGCCTATCGAGACCCCGGCGACCTCGTTTTGGGAGTCGTCTCGCTTGTGATGACCATCGTATGGACGCTTGGGTTTATGGGAATCGTCGGCGTCCCGTTCACGCAGTTGTTGGTCGCTGTACCGCCGCTCTTGCTCGCCGTCGGAATCGACTACGGTATTCATGCTATCAACCGCTACCGCGAGGAGCGCGTCACCGGTGCGGGCGTAAAACAGTCGATGCGGCCGGCGACCGACCAACTGCTCGTCGCCTTTTTCATCGTGACGGGAACCACCGTTCTCGGATTCGGATCGAACATGACGAGTCGCCTCCAACCGATTCGGGAATTCGGACTGGTCGCGGCCATCGGCATCGTCTTTACCTTTCTCATCTTCGGCATCTTCCTTCCCTCCGTGAAGGTCGCTTCCGACGACCTTCGCGTTCGGTTCGGCCTTCCGACGTTCGGCGAGCGACCGTTGGGTGAGGAAGGGTCGGTTTTAGGCCGACTTCTGTCGAGCAGTGTCGTTCTCGCGCGTAACGGTGCCACAGTCGTCGTTATCGGTGCAGTCGTTCTCACTATCGTTTCTGGCACCTACGCGACCGGAATCGACACGTCGTTTTCAAACGAGGATTTCCTTCCGCCGGAGGAAACACCCGCGTATCTGGACGCTCTCCCCGAACCATTTGCACCGGAAACGTACACCATCACCGAACTCACCAACTTCTTGGCGGAAGAGTTCGCGTCCGCGGAAGACGACACCGTAACGGTGTACGTCGAGGGACCGCTACAGGAGGAGTACGCTCTCGAATCGATCGAGCACGCCAATCGGAACCCGCCGGATTCGTTTCTCTCGTCCCAACGGCAAGCCGACGCCGAAAGCATCATTAGCGTTATCCGCGCCTATAGCGACCAGTCGACGGAATTCCGCCGACTGGTTGAGAGGAACGATATCAACGATAACGGCGTTCCGGACGATAATCTGGAGTTGATTTACGACCGACTGCTCTCCTCGCCCGTCCGGGAGCAGGCGCTGGAGTTCATCTCCGAAGACCGACGAAGCGCACAGGTCATCTATTCGACGAAGAGCGGTGCGTCGCAGGACGCGATTACACGCGATGCCCGTCTCGTCGCCGACCGGTATCGTTTCGATGCGGTTGCGACCGGCGAAATCATCGTGTTTCAGTCCATCGCAGCGACTATCTTTTCTTCCGCCATTCGAAGTTTAGCCACCGCATTGGTCGCGACGGCGCTCTTCCTCATGTTCCTCTATCGAGTCCTCGTGGGGCGCGTCGCGTTCGGCATCATCAACCTCTTCCCGATCGTCGTTGCGGTTTCGTTGCTCGCGGGAACGATGCGGTTGCTCGGGATCCCCTTCAACGCCCTGACCGCAACCGTGCTGGCGATTGCACTCGGATTGGGTGTGGATTACTCCGCCCACGTCGTCCATCGATTTACGGACGAATATGCGTTCGACGATGGACAAGCGAGCGATAACGTACTCGACGCACTCATCCGAACCGTTCGCGGAACCGGGGGTGCACTGACGGGAAGCATGCTCACGACGATTTCCGGTACCGGAATACTCGTCCTCGCAATCACACCCGTCCTCGGACAGTTCGGACTCGTGACCGCGTTAAGCATCTTCTACTCCTATCTCACCGCCATTTTCCTGACGCCTTCCGCTATCGTTCTGTGGAGTCGGTACTCAAGGTGA
- a CDS encoding COG1361 S-layer family protein has protein sequence MMSRESFVPIFIALLLIQGSIVVGGTHPDADIEQRTQPTDGGATARFELVSVASNVPVDGTGNLSLTFENTGDDITNASVAVQSPNESVRFGQSRTASKSVGNWSAGERRTVTYRLLAEEFAEIRSYPFQAFISYTTANGSRERAGPYTFDVRPTERIRLERFEVTDISSNVQAGDTGTISLTLENTGRDVSDAVISLQSQTDQLRLGESRNATQFVNEWATNEDVQVEYQVTASNDTVGGSYPFSISVSYREDGSRNQTESQLIGIIPAPEQSFSLSDVNSTLRVGDEGVVSGRVTNEGPQTAPNALLVLQSQGENVFPRETEYALGTLDRGESVPVHYRIDVSDGADRGPRQFSFVVRYQNQDGDPRQSKPLETAVVVSPRKDEFVLEPRGASVEAGSSSTISLVITNNDDRALRNIDARGFVDSPLTLSDNQAFIPRLEPNESATISFRISADSGTLAGTYPMSLDFQYETPDGESRLSDTYEVPVRVSEPEGNGLRSFLSGGVGLAVGIFAVVLLAVGGFIALRRWRGD, from the coding sequence ATGATGAGTCGGGAGTCGTTCGTACCGATTTTCATCGCTCTTCTCCTCATACAGGGTTCCATCGTCGTCGGTGGAACCCATCCAGACGCGGATATCGAACAGCGGACACAACCGACGGACGGAGGTGCGACTGCTCGATTCGAACTGGTTTCCGTCGCTTCGAACGTCCCCGTCGATGGGACCGGCAACCTTTCGCTCACGTTCGAGAACACCGGAGATGATATCACGAACGCCAGTGTCGCCGTGCAGTCACCGAACGAGAGTGTTCGGTTCGGTCAGTCACGGACCGCCAGCAAATCGGTGGGGAACTGGTCCGCAGGGGAACGACGAACAGTCACGTACAGACTGTTGGCGGAGGAGTTCGCGGAAATTCGAAGTTACCCGTTTCAGGCGTTTATCTCGTACACGACGGCGAACGGTTCGCGGGAGCGAGCGGGACCGTACACGTTCGACGTTCGTCCGACTGAACGTATTCGACTGGAACGGTTCGAGGTAACCGACATCTCCTCGAACGTGCAAGCGGGCGACACGGGAACGATATCCCTCACGCTCGAAAACACGGGACGGGACGTGAGCGATGCCGTCATCTCGCTACAGTCGCAAACCGACCAACTCCGTCTCGGGGAGTCGCGAAACGCGACCCAGTTCGTCAACGAGTGGGCGACAAACGAGGACGTACAGGTAGAGTATCAAGTGACGGCGAGCAACGATACCGTCGGTGGCAGCTATCCATTCAGTATCTCGGTATCGTATCGGGAGGACGGGTCACGGAATCAAACCGAGTCACAACTCATCGGAATCATCCCGGCTCCCGAGCAGTCGTTTTCGCTTTCCGACGTGAACAGCACACTCCGCGTCGGAGACGAGGGTGTCGTCTCCGGGCGGGTGACGAACGAAGGGCCGCAGACCGCCCCAAACGCGTTACTCGTCCTACAATCGCAGGGGGAGAACGTCTTTCCGCGAGAAACGGAATACGCACTTGGTACCCTCGACCGCGGCGAGTCGGTTCCCGTCCACTATCGAATCGATGTCAGCGACGGCGCGGACCGCGGGCCGCGGCAGTTCTCGTTCGTCGTTCGATATCAGAATCAGGATGGCGACCCACGGCAGAGCAAACCGCTCGAAACCGCGGTGGTAGTCTCTCCCCGAAAGGACGAGTTCGTCCTCGAACCACGTGGCGCGTCGGTCGAAGCAGGGTCGAGTTCGACCATTTCCCTCGTCATCACGAACAACGACGACAGGGCTCTCCGAAATATCGACGCGCGGGGATTCGTCGATAGTCCGCTCACACTTAGCGACAACCAAGCGTTTATTCCACGACTGGAACCGAACGAATCGGCGACCATCTCGTTTCGCATCTCGGCGGACAGCGGAACACTGGCCGGAACCTATCCGATGTCGCTGGATTTCCAGTATGAGACCCCTGACGGCGAGAGTCGGCTCTCGGATACCTACGAGGTCCCAGTGCGTGTGTCCGAACCGGAAGGAAACGGCCTCCGCTCGTTTCTAAGTGGAGGCGTTGGTCTGGCTGTGGGCATCTTCGCGGTTGTCCTGTTGGCAGTCGGGGGTTTCATCGCACTCCGGAGGTGGCGTGGTGATTGA
- a CDS encoding ATP-binding protein: MTQVLGGTRGLDTAGNLGHYRARDGSPGATVRIDLDNPHVGLIVGKRGYGKSYTLGVLVEELADAEGVTPVVVDPIGVFTTFEGVSGFEVVSDPRVSADTLSPRAWCDLLGLDHESATGSLVWRAVSETSTLAEMRDFVSEADANPATCRSARNHLALAASWDVFSSNGLTAAACVEPESGILLDCSGCDHAPMNAVVRAVAGDLYRARVAESIDTLPWLVVDEAHAFFGGIADAALRTIITRGRHPGVSLVAATQRPAALPEVAISQSDLLVAHRLTSRRDRDALARARPTYMQGSFTDRMPETPGSAVIVDDATERVHSVQIRKRQVEHGGGSPSANELRKG, encoded by the coding sequence ATGACGCAGGTTTTGGGCGGAACGAGGGGCTTGGATACGGCAGGTAACCTCGGCCACTACCGCGCCAGGGACGGAAGTCCGGGGGCAACTGTTCGAATCGACCTCGACAACCCCCACGTCGGGCTGATAGTGGGAAAACGGGGGTACGGAAAATCGTACACTCTCGGCGTGTTGGTCGAAGAACTTGCGGACGCGGAGGGGGTCACACCGGTCGTCGTGGATCCGATCGGGGTGTTCACGACGTTTGAAGGGGTTTCGGGCTTCGAGGTCGTTTCCGATCCTCGCGTGTCCGCCGATACGCTATCGCCGCGGGCGTGGTGTGATTTGCTTGGCCTCGATCACGAGAGTGCAACCGGTTCGCTGGTGTGGCGTGCTGTCAGTGAAACATCGACACTGGCTGAAATGAGGGATTTCGTCTCCGAGGCTGACGCGAACCCGGCAACTTGCCGCTCGGCACGAAACCATCTCGCGCTCGCGGCGTCGTGGGACGTGTTCTCGTCGAACGGTCTCACCGCAGCGGCGTGTGTAGAACCCGAATCCGGGATTCTCCTCGATTGCTCCGGCTGCGATCACGCACCGATGAACGCCGTGGTTCGAGCGGTCGCGGGCGATCTGTACCGCGCCCGGGTTGCGGAATCCATCGATACGCTCCCGTGGTTAGTGGTGGACGAAGCCCACGCTTTCTTCGGTGGTATCGCCGACGCAGCACTCAGGACGATTATCACGAGAGGACGACATCCCGGCGTTAGCCTCGTTGCCGCAACACAGCGTCCCGCCGCACTGCCCGAGGTGGCGATTTCGCAGTCCGATCTGCTCGTCGCCCATCGATTGACCTCTCGTCGCGACCGCGACGCGCTTGCCCGTGCTCGCCCGACCTACATGCAGGGGTCGTTCACCGATCGGATGCCGGAAACCCCCGGTTCAGCTGTCATCGTGGACGACGCTACCGAACGCGTCCATTCGGTACAAATCCGAAAACGACAGGTCGAACACGGCGGCGGGAGTCCGAGTGCGAACGAACTCCGAAAGGGATAG
- a CDS encoding DNA-directed RNA polymerase subunit H translates to MVDVSQHKMVPEHSIVDEGELDEVLEEYEIKSTDLPKIKRTDPALPDDAEIGDVIKIVRDSRTTDRAVVYRLVVE, encoded by the coding sequence ATGGTAGACGTAAGCCAACACAAGATGGTTCCGGAGCACTCCATCGTCGATGAGGGCGAACTCGACGAAGTGCTCGAGGAATACGAAATCAAGAGTACAGACTTGCCAAAAATCAAGCGAACGGACCCAGCGTTGCCTGACGATGCTGAAATCGGCGACGTGATCAAAATCGTCCGTGACTCACGAACGACAGACAGAGCAGTCGTATACCGACTCGTGGTGGAATAA
- a CDS encoding protein-L-isoaspartate O-methyltransferase family protein encodes MEPPVLRDDMVASLEHEMKGLVRSDHVGLALRTVPRHEFVPIDADEGAYSDQSFDHRGTRILAPSIVAQLLEALDVREDDSVLVVGAGVGYTSAVLAEIVGEHNVHALDITRTIVYEARQNLDSAGYGGVLVDCRDGADGLPEYAPFDRILVEAAAIEPPRTLVSQLTNDGRLVIPLGSGTQQLVAVEPVDAGVPEIAEAFGTTAFAPLLVEGEQADTIERNRTNREDREFAERHAQTRHGWEHDWIDWDGYC; translated from the coding sequence ATGGAACCGCCGGTCCTGCGCGACGATATGGTCGCCAGTTTGGAGCACGAAATGAAGGGCCTGGTGCGAAGCGATCACGTTGGTCTGGCACTTCGAACCGTACCTCGCCACGAGTTCGTGCCGATAGACGCCGACGAAGGGGCGTACTCCGACCAGTCGTTCGATCACCGGGGGACGCGAATCCTCGCTCCAAGTATCGTCGCCCAACTGCTCGAAGCGCTCGACGTTCGGGAGGACGACTCCGTCCTCGTCGTCGGTGCCGGAGTCGGCTACACCTCGGCAGTACTGGCCGAAATCGTCGGCGAACACAACGTCCATGCGCTCGATATCACGCGAACCATCGTCTACGAAGCCCGGCAAAACCTCGATTCCGCGGGATACGGTGGCGTCCTCGTGGATTGTCGCGACGGTGCCGACGGCCTGCCAGAGTACGCGCCGTTCGATCGGATTCTCGTCGAAGCCGCAGCCATCGAACCGCCGAGAACGCTCGTTTCGCAACTCACCAACGACGGCCGACTCGTAATTCCGCTTGGAAGTGGAACGCAGCAACTCGTCGCCGTCGAACCCGTGGACGCCGGAGTTCCCGAAATCGCCGAAGCGTTCGGAACCACTGCATTCGCACCGCTCCTCGTCGAGGGTGAACAGGCGGATACCATCGAGCGTAACCGAACCAACAGGGAAGACCGTGAGTTCGCCGAACGACACGCCCAGACACGGCACGGTTGGGAGCACGACTGGATCGACTGGGACGGCTACTGCTAA
- a CDS encoding group I intron-associated PD-(D/E)XK endonuclease has protein sequence MNTKGKGGETEAEIIHTFISRGYSISVPFGDNDKYDIIVDSGQNICRVQCKTGWANKDATTQKMELRFDAEINHPSINWAEDYEFDGEIR, from the coding sequence ATGAATACGAAAGGCAAAGGAGGCGAGACGGAGGCTGAGATAATCCATACATTCATCTCCCGTGGATATAGTATCTCGGTCCCATTCGGAGATAACGACAAATACGATATTATAGTGGATAGCGGTCAGAATATCTGTCGAGTGCAGTGTAAGACAGGATGGGCAAATAAAGATGCGACAACGCAAAAAATGGAACTTCGGTTTGACGCCGAAATAAACCATCCCTCCATCAACTGGGCAGAAGATTACGAATTTGATGGAGAGATACGATAG